The region AGTAGTTAATTAAAAGAGGTTAAGACCTCTTTTTTTGTTATGTAATTTATAATCTATTTTGTGTTATTTGGTAAGATACATTTTTCTTGTAGAGATTAGACTAACTTCCACTTTGCTCAGTAAAGTGGAAGGTACCGAAATTTTTTATACTACGAAATCAGATCTATAATATCTGTATAAAAATATTATAGTTCTAAGAGTATTTAATCAAAAGTTTTAAGTCGATCTTTTTATGTCTTTAATCGTTTGAAATTTAGGTAGTAAATTTGTTCCTATCCTGTCAACTTTTCCTTTTTGTTATTTTGTTGGGGTTGGTATTTTAACAATTCAGGAATTAATAGTGAATGTGTAAAATTTTTTGTTAGAATAAGCTTATAAAAAGTAAAGGGGTATAGGCTTATGTTACAAAAAATTTATGAGCAGATGGCGGATTTTTATAGAAATATTGAAGAAGAGTATGGTACGTTCTTCGGAGATCATTTTGACTGGGAACATGTTCATTTTAAATTTTTGATTTATTATCTTTTCCGATATAGCATTGGGAATTATCGGGCTTTTATTGTTTACCATTATCGTGTTGCTTATCGTTTGTATCTTGAAAAATTGATAATGAATCAGGGATTTATTTCTTGTTGAGATGTTTTGAGTAAATTTCCGAACAAATTTCCTTTTTTATGGAAAGATAATAATAAATAGCTACTTATTTTTTTAAATCGTTTTTTAATAGTTGGAAATAGCAAATCTTTCTATTGTTTCTTCTTGATAAAAAGGCGATTTTTTCTTATAATAAATTGTAAGATATAATTGCAGGTGAGAGTCCTGCCATGTATGTGAGAAAGGAAGAGCCTGAGGGCTCAGACAAGATTATGACTTCAGTTGTTGTTGTAGGTACCCAATGGGGTGATGAAGGTAAAGGGAAGATTACAGACTTCCTTTCTGCGAATGCAGAAGTGATTGCACGATACCAAGGTGGTGATAATGCAGGTCACACGATTGTGATTGATGGTAAGAAATTTAAGTTGCACTTGATTCCATCTGGAATTTTCTTCCCTGAAAAAATCTCTGTTATTGGTAATGGTATGGTTGTAAATCCTAAATCTCTTGTGAAAGAGTTGAGCTATCTTCATGAGGAAGGTGTGACAACTGATAACTTGCGTATTTCTGATCGCGCGCATGTTATTTTGCCTTATCATATCGAGTTAGACCGTTTGCAAGAAGAAGCTAAGGGCGACAATAAGATTGGGACTACAATCAAGGGAATTGGTCCAGCTTATATGGACAAGGCTGCTCGTGTTGGGATTCGTATTGCAGATCTTTTAGATAAAGATATTTTCCGTGAGCGTTTAGAACGTAACCTTGCTGAGAAGAATCGTCTTTTTGAAAAATTGTATGACAGTAAAGCGATTGCTTTCGATGATATTTTTGAAGAATATTACGAATATGGTCAACAAATCAAGAAATACGTAACAGATACATCTGTTATCTTGAATGATGCGCTTGATAACGGTAAACGTGTGCTTTTTGAAGGTGCACAAGGTGTTATGCTAGATATCGACCAAGGTACCTATCCATTTGTTACGTCTTCAAACCCTGTAGCTGGTGGTGTGACCATTGGTTCAGGTGTCGGGCCAAGCAAGATTGACAAGGTTGTAGGTGTATGTAAAGCCTATACGAGTCGTGTAGGAGATGGTCCTTTCCCAACTGAGTTGTTTGATGAAGTGGGAGAACGTATCCGTGAAGTGGGTCATGAATATGGTACAACAACTGGTCGTCCACGTCGTGTGGGTTGGTTTGACTCAGTCGTGATGCGTCATAGCCGCCGTGTTTCTGGTATCACTAATCTTTCATTGAACTCTATCGATGTTTTGAGTGGTTTGGATACAGTGAAAATCTGTGTGGCCTATGATCTTGATGGTCAACGTATTGACTACTATCCAGCTAGTCTTGAGCAATTGAAACGTTGCAAGCCTATCTATGAAGAGTTGCCAGGTTGGTCAGAAGATATTACCGGAGTTCGTAATTTGGAAGATCTTCCTGAGAATGCACGTAACTATGTTCGTCGTGTGAGTGAATTGGTTGGTGTTCGTATTTCTACTTTCTCAGTAGGTCCTGGTCGTGAACAAACAAATATTTTAGAAAGTGTTTGGTCCTAAGAGATTTTTAAGATTAGTTTAAGTTAGGTCGGGTATATTATAGACAGTTACAAGAAGACCTCCTAACTTGTTGTAACAAATATCCTAAACTTTTCTTTTTCATAATAATCTCCCTATAAAGTCACCGCATTCGGTGGCTTTTTTTGTATTGGGATTCATGATATAATAATAAAATCGACAAGTAGGAAAAG is a window of Streptococcus mitis DNA encoding:
- the comW gene encoding sigma(X)-activator ComW; amino-acid sequence: MLQKIYEQMADFYRNIEEEYGTFFGDHFDWEHVHFKFLIYYLFRYSIGNYRAFIVYHYRVAYRLYLEKLIMNQGFISC
- a CDS encoding adenylosuccinate synthase, coding for MTSVVVVGTQWGDEGKGKITDFLSANAEVIARYQGGDNAGHTIVIDGKKFKLHLIPSGIFFPEKISVIGNGMVVNPKSLVKELSYLHEEGVTTDNLRISDRAHVILPYHIELDRLQEEAKGDNKIGTTIKGIGPAYMDKAARVGIRIADLLDKDIFRERLERNLAEKNRLFEKLYDSKAIAFDDIFEEYYEYGQQIKKYVTDTSVILNDALDNGKRVLFEGAQGVMLDIDQGTYPFVTSSNPVAGGVTIGSGVGPSKIDKVVGVCKAYTSRVGDGPFPTELFDEVGERIREVGHEYGTTTGRPRRVGWFDSVVMRHSRRVSGITNLSLNSIDVLSGLDTVKICVAYDLDGQRIDYYPASLEQLKRCKPIYEELPGWSEDITGVRNLEDLPENARNYVRRVSELVGVRISTFSVGPGREQTNILESVWS